A part of Nitrospira sp. SG-bin1 genomic DNA contains:
- a CDS encoding molybdopterin-guanine dinucleotide biosynthesis protein MobB, whose protein sequence is MSIPIVSFIGRSNSGKTTLIERVIPELVKAGYRVATVKHAGHGFDLDTEGKDSWRHKRAGASSVVVVSKGSLALFADVSEQLKVEEVRDRFLDASYDLIIAEGWKSEGYPKVIIVRDQLGEISYSSDGLLAVVSDKPIDLPVTVLHLDDVAGVAALLIKQFPLRRREHELDV, encoded by the coding sequence ATGTCTATCCCCATCGTTTCGTTTATCGGTCGGTCGAACAGCGGGAAAACGACGTTGATCGAACGCGTCATACCCGAGTTGGTCAAGGCCGGGTACCGCGTGGCGACGGTGAAACATGCCGGCCACGGGTTCGATCTTGATACGGAAGGAAAGGACAGCTGGCGCCATAAACGTGCCGGAGCCAGCAGCGTCGTGGTGGTGTCGAAGGGCAGCCTCGCGCTGTTTGCCGATGTGTCCGAACAGCTGAAGGTGGAGGAAGTACGCGATCGATTCTTGGACGCTTCCTACGACCTCATCATCGCCGAAGGGTGGAAAAGCGAAGGGTATCCGAAAGTCATCATCGTTCGTGATCAGCTCGGTGAGATTTCGTACTCGTCCGACGGTCTCTTAGCGGTGGTCTCCGACAAGCCGATCGATCTTCCGGTGACCGTGCTCCATCTGGACGATGTGGCCGGAGTCGCCGCCCTCTTGATCAAGCAGTTCCCTCTCAGACGCCGGGAGCATGAACTGGACGTCTAA